CCCGTTGGGTGATTTTTCCTTTCATCGTATTAGGTGATGACACTTTAAAAACGTGACGGTAAAGCTGCTCAAGCAACTCATCTAAGCTATAAAAATTATAATTACGTACTTGTTGTTGAGCTAAACGATTTAAACGCTGCGGGTTTAACAATAACGATAAGCTATGCTGTACAGCTACTTCTGGTAAAGCCATTGCGTCAAGTGTCAAACCTGTACGCCCTGTTATGCTTTCACGCGATTTAGACTCACCATACGCTTTTGGCGGAATAAGCGCTAACACCGACTCTGGCAACATTAAATTAGCAGGTTTTAATGTCGTTAAAATAGCACTGAGTGCCTCTTGCTGTTGCGCTTTTGCAACCACTTGCGCGCCCTTAGCAGGTGAGTTGTTGCGTGTTTCGTATTCGTAGTTAACCCCCGCAATGAGTTTAACTGCAGCCTCTACTTGATAGCGATGAAATAAATAAAGCGGCACAAGTTTTTCTTCTAACTGCGAAAGTGCATCACCTGTTTTAATGTTGTGAATGCCAAATTGAGAAAGCGCCTTTTTACGCACATCAAGTACTCTAAGTAGCTCTTGCGCTGGGTTAGTACCGTTATCCCATAAATGTGCTGTAGGGTGTGCACCGCCCTTTGCGCGTGCGTCGCTGTCAGATATAAACTCAAGGCCCTTCGTTTTGTTCTCTTTTAATATTGCTGCAAGCTCAGCGCTTTCGTCTTGGTTGGTAAAGTCACTGTAACCATACTTAATAACTTGGGTATCCCATACGCCCATACCGCTTGCATAGCCACGGGTTACATCAAGCTCGCCTTGCTCGTTAAAGCTAAGTAGCGGGTGTGGGTAATCCATAACCGACGCTCTATCACCCACCGAAGCTGCAAAGTTATGTGCAATACCCAGCGTATGACCAATTTCGTGAGCACTTAACTGGCGAATCCTATCAAGTGCCATTGCTTGTAAGTTTTTAGCCAGCTCGTTACCTTTTAAATAAGGCGCACCAAGGGCTTCTGCAATTAAAATATCTTGGCGTACACGCAATGAGCCTAGTGTTACATGCCCTTTGAGTATTTCACCTGTACGGGGGTCTATAACAGAGCTTCCGTAAGACCATCCGCGTGTAGCACGATGTACCCACTGAATAACGTTATAGCGAATATCCATAGGATCAGCATTACTTGGCAATACTTTGACTATAAATGCGTTTTTATAGCCTGCTGCGCTAAATGCATCATTCCACCATTTACCACCTTCTAATAAAGCGCTTTTAACCGGCTCAGGTACACCTGGGTCAAGGTAATAAACTATCGGTTTAATAGGCTCACTAATTGGCAAGTTAGGATCTTTTTTAGCAAGACGATGGCGCGGTATGTAGCGTACATACATAGATTCACCCAGTGAGGCTGCGTAGTCTTTATGCTCAATACTCCAATACCCTGATTGCGGGTCAAATTTGCGTGGCGTGTAGTTATCATCGGGTAATTTAATAAGAGAGTGATGCATATGTACAGTAAGTGCATATGCATCGGCACTTACTTGGCGTACAAATTTACCTGGGTTAGTACCTTTAAACGTTAGCACGGCTTCAAGCTCGGTATTTTTTACAAATGCCTTCGAGCGACTCATAAAAACAGCGCTGCGTGATTCATCAAGGCTGAAGCTACCTTGTTCTCGAGCCGCTAATTTACGGCTAACACCGTGTACATCGCTTAATAAATAAGGTGTGTAATCAATAAGTACTGTTTTCCCGTTTTGCGCTACCACTTTAAAGCCCGCTAAAATACTCGATGCAAAGGCCTCTTTAATACTTTGCTGCTCTGCTTTGTTAGTAGTATTAGCGCGATAATATGTATTTAGCGCGCGCAACATTACTTTATCGCCAAAACGCTCGAACTGAACTAAATGCGTATTACCAAGTTGACCTCTATCAAGCCCTATATCGTTAGATCCAACACCATAAGGTAAACTTTGCTGAAGCAAAAATTGCTGCTCTAATTTATCTACTTTTAAAAACACTTTGCCGTTTTGCGTATCGTAATAAAACGAAAAGTACCCAGGAAAGTGATTCATTTGCGCAGTAAATTCATCTATAGGCTTAATTGCTGCGTGCGCTTGAGTTATCATAGAGCACAGCACAGTAAAGAATATGTAACTTATTAGTGGTATTTTTTTCATAATCTTATCTTTGTTATTGGCGTTTTAAGTACGATTAGGTGGCACCATTATTACAGTGCTATTTAAACAATACAGGTATTTAAGACGAAATTCAGCGCACTAAGTTAATCTCTCTCACATTTAGATTAGCTAGTACACGTTATCAGGAAAATAGAATGCGTAGACTCCCACCAGTATTACTAGAAGACGGTTGCCCTAGAGAACTTTTATCGTTAATTAGAACCATTTTAGCAGCATGTAAAGAAATTTCGTTTCGTGTTGGCCAAGGGGCGCTTTCTGGCGTATTAGGCTCAACGCTTGATGAAAACATTCAAGGCGAAACCCAAAAAAAGCTCGATGTATTATCTAACCAGCTTTTAAAAGATATTTTACTGGAGTCTGGGACGGTTAAAGCCATCGCCTCTGAGGAAGAAGATTACACCGTTGCTGGTAACCAAGACGCTAAATACATTGTGGCGTTTGACCCCCTCGATGGCTCATCAAATACCGATATTAACTCACTAGTGGGTACTATATTTTCAATTATGGAAGCCCCAGAAGGCTCAGATGCCGCCGATCAAAGTATATTTATGCAGCCAGGCCACAAACAAGTAGCAGCAGGTTACGTGCTTTACGGCCCATCAACTATGCTTGCACTTACTACAGGTAAAGGCACGCGCATGTTTACGCTAGATAAAACCCAAGGTAGCTTTTTACTAACACAAGACTTTGCCACCATTCCTGCTGATACCAACGAATTTGCTATTAATGCGTCAAACCAGCGTCATTGGCAGGGCGCAATGCAAAACTATATTAATGACTTACTCGCTGGCGATACTGGTCCTCGCGCTAAAAACTTCAACATGCGTTGGATTGCCGCTATGGTTGGCGATGTGCACCGTGTACTTAGCCGCGGAGGGATATTTACTTACCCTACAGATACTAAAGATGCAAACAAACCCAATAAATTGCGCTTACTTTATGAAGCCAACCCCATGGCTATGCTAGTTGAGCAAGCAGGTGGTGTAGCCTCAACGGGCACTGAACGCATTATGGATATTCAGCCCGATGCAATCCACCAGCGTGTGGCGGTAATATTAGGCTCTAAGAACGAAGTAGAAACGTGCTTGGGATACCACAAATAAACAAGTTGTCAAAAAATACTAAGCCGCATTTAATTTAAATGCGGCTTTTTTATTTATTCGTTACATATAACCGCAATAAGTTGGCATCTTAAATAAGAGTCAGCCTAACTATCTATTCCTTTAATAATGCCAGTAATTGTTCGAGCTTTTTATGACTAAGCTCTCCCATTTGCTCGCCATTACTGAGCGCAAAAATAACCCCCTCGCATTCGGCGCAGCCTATATCAGAGCGAGAATCAATCACATTTGCCCATAACTCTAAATCATCTATCTCTATTTCGTGGTTTATACAACGTGTTAGCACGTCAATCAATACTGGCTTTGTAAGTGTATAAACGGGAGCACTTTCCTCTGCCGGGGTAGAAATAATCATGCTAATAGCATCATCTCTATGCTCACCAAAGGTAATAAATTCGGCCAATGCTTTTTGTATATTCATAATATTTGTTATTCTTGCTGCTCTACTGCTGATAAGAATTAAAATGACGAGATTAAACTGCTCACAATGCCACACTGCGTTTAGTTGTAATGTAAATGATATAAACGCATGTTGGTGTAACCAATTACCTGCTATTTTACCGCTTGAAGAATCAGCAACAAGCTGTTTATGCCCGCAATGTACACTTAATAAAATAAACGC
The genomic region above belongs to Pseudoalteromonas sp. MM1 and contains:
- a CDS encoding zinc-dependent metalloprotease, coding for MKKIPLISYIFFTVLCSMITQAHAAIKPIDEFTAQMNHFPGYFSFYYDTQNGKVFLKVDKLEQQFLLQQSLPYGVGSNDIGLDRGQLGNTHLVQFERFGDKVMLRALNTYYRANTTNKAEQQSIKEAFASSILAGFKVVAQNGKTVLIDYTPYLLSDVHGVSRKLAAREQGSFSLDESRSAVFMSRSKAFVKNTELEAVLTFKGTNPGKFVRQVSADAYALTVHMHHSLIKLPDDNYTPRKFDPQSGYWSIEHKDYAASLGESMYVRYIPRHRLAKKDPNLPISEPIKPIVYYLDPGVPEPVKSALLEGGKWWNDAFSAAGYKNAFIVKVLPSNADPMDIRYNVIQWVHRATRGWSYGSSVIDPRTGEILKGHVTLGSLRVRQDILIAEALGAPYLKGNELAKNLQAMALDRIRQLSAHEIGHTLGIAHNFAASVGDRASVMDYPHPLLSFNEQGELDVTRGYASGMGVWDTQVIKYGYSDFTNQDESAELAAILKENKTKGLEFISDSDARAKGGAHPTAHLWDNGTNPAQELLRVLDVRKKALSQFGIHNIKTGDALSQLEEKLVPLYLFHRYQVEAAVKLIAGVNYEYETRNNSPAKGAQVVAKAQQQEALSAILTTLKPANLMLPESVLALIPPKAYGESKSRESITGRTGLTLDAMALPEVAVQHSLSLLLNPQRLNRLAQQQVRNYNFYSLDELLEQLYRHVFKVSSPNTMKGKITQRVQFITAKNMADLVSSDKVSPEVQAQLRYYLVKLSNDYNQNSMLSNTSVGESAFKQYLAEQIKQFLKVGKWPENFTNLPMPPGSPI
- a CDS encoding class 1 fructose-bisphosphatase; this translates as MRRLPPVLLEDGCPRELLSLIRTILAACKEISFRVGQGALSGVLGSTLDENIQGETQKKLDVLSNQLLKDILLESGTVKAIASEEEDYTVAGNQDAKYIVAFDPLDGSSNTDINSLVGTIFSIMEAPEGSDAADQSIFMQPGHKQVAAGYVLYGPSTMLALTTGKGTRMFTLDKTQGSFLLTQDFATIPADTNEFAINASNQRHWQGAMQNYINDLLAGDTGPRAKNFNMRWIAAMVGDVHRVLSRGGIFTYPTDTKDANKPNKLRLLYEANPMAMLVEQAGGVASTGTERIMDIQPDAIHQRVAVILGSKNEVETCLGYHK